The following proteins come from a genomic window of Maylandia zebra isolate NMK-2024a linkage group LG22, Mzebra_GT3a, whole genome shotgun sequence:
- the LOC143414771 gene encoding CD209 antigen-like protein 2, with product MSADSQTAADFRVKYSRRIDSDGREQEHSEVEMLDDGEQHPDVGLQAAELNIQMKLLAVKRRWFRAFEVNLGLLYLLILSGITTRYILVTLEKEHLQANCSTKTIQLQQEIKLLKEKIKEKCPDRWTRFGSSCYFKSTEAKHWQESRRACQDKGADLVMINSKEEQIFINELNMRGESWTGLTGKQTSGGYKWEWVDGSALTETLWAPAQQSTSYDSYGVCCDDKGNLKQAVEHYVGYSSKTFICEK from the exons ATGTCTGCAGACAGTCAGACTGCAGCCGATTTTAGAGTGAAATACAGCAGAAGGATCGACAGTGATGGACGAGAGCAAGAGCACAGTGAGGTTGAGATGCTAGATGATGGAGAACAACATCCTGATGTTGGGCTGCAGGCAGCTG AATTAAACATCCAGATGAAGCTTTTAGCTGTGAAAAGAAGATGGTTCAGAGCTTTTGAAGTGAATCTTGGGCTGCTGTATCTTTTGATTCTGTCTGGAATCACCACACGAT atattttaGTCACTTTGGAAAAAGAGCATCTCCAGGCTAATTGTTCAA CAAAAACAATTCAACTACAGCAAGAAATCAAGTTGCTAAAGGAGAAGATCAAAG AGAAGTGTCCCGATCGATGGACGAGATTTGGAAGCAGCTGTTACTTTAAATCCACTGAGGCAAAGCACTGGCAAGAGAGCAGGAGAGCCTGTCAGGATAAAGGAGCTGATCTGGTGATGATAAACAGCAAAGAGGAACAG ATATTTATCAATGAACTGAACATGAGAGGAGAGTCCTGGACTGGTCTGACAGGCAAACAGACATCAGGAGGATATAAATGGGAATGGGTGGACGGATCAGCGCTGACAGAAAC GTTGTGGGCACCAGCACAGCAGAGTACGAGTTATGATTCCTATGGAGTCTGCTGTGATGATAAAGGGAACTTGAAACAGGCAGTTGAACATTATGTTGGTTACAGCTCGAAGACCTTCATCTGTGAGAAATGA